A window of Flavobacterium branchiarum genomic DNA:
TATTATGAAAAACATATCCAAAGCTGACCTTGAAAAAACCTTTATTCATCCTGAAAACAATTCGATTGTGTCTCTTAAACAAATAATAGGAACCTACGCTTGGCATGGAAATCATCACCTGACACATATTACAACATTAAAAAAACACAAAGAATGGTAACGGTTAAAAAAGGATCATTAAGTAAATATAAATTGAACCTTCTTTACACATAACATATACTATTTAGCCAATACCTCTTTTACATCTTTCGCAATAAAAACAAAGAAAGCCTTTTCATATGAAAAGGCTTTCTTTATTATATAAACACCCTTTAAGGAATATTTAAATATTTATGCGTTTGAAGTGATACTCTCCATTTTGGATTGTTCATCACATACTCAACAATAAGTGGCGTCATTTCTTCTTTCTTACTCCATTCTGGCTGAAGAAATAATATTGCGTTTCCATTTACCAATTCAGCCTGTTCTTCTGCAAAGATAAAATCATGCTTATTATAAATGATAACCTTTAACTCATGAGCATTATCATAAACTGTTTGTGTAGGCAATTTATTCTTTTTTGGCGAAAGACAGATCCAATCCCACGTTCCTGTTAACGGATAAGCTCCTGAGGTTTCGATGTGGACTTTCAAATTTTTATTTTTCAATTCCTTCGTCAGTACAGTCATGTCCCATGTTAATGGCTCACCACCAGTAATAACAACTGTATCAGCATATTTACTAGCATTACTCACAATTAAGTCAACACTTGTTGGCGGATGCAATTCTGCATTCCAGCTTTCTTTAACATCACACCAATGGCAACCTACATCACACCCACCAATACGGATAAAATAAGCTGCTGTTCCTGTATGAAATCCTTCACCTTGAATCGTGTAAAACTCTTCCATCAAGGGCAACATCGCACCTTTATTTACTTCTAATTGCATTTCTTTTGATAACATTACTAAAATTTAAAGTGCAAAGATAGTCAATAAAAAATGGAACAATAAAAAAACCGATAACTCAAAGAGTTATCGGTTTAAAAATATCTGTAAACTTTAAATTATTTCAAAGTATTCAAAGACTGTGTTGCGTATGCGTTAGTAGGATCTAATGCTAACGTTTTATTAAAATATTCAATTGCTTTAGCTTTATCTGTATTAGCATAACTAGCAGCAATATTATTGTAAGCTTCTATGAATTTAGTTTTAACTGCTGGTTTCGCAAGCTCTTCAGCTCCCTTTTCAGTAGTTTTTGCAACATACTCTTCATAGTTCTTAGTCATTACTTCATCATTCTCAAGTAATCTATTTGTTCTTGCTCTGTATAAGTAAGCTTCTTGATATGTTGGTGAAGCCGTAAGTACGTTTACAAATGCAGCATCTGCTTTTTGTAAAGCAATAGGATCTGGCTTAACATTAGCTTTATTATTATCATAGAATATAGATAATCCATAATAAACATTATCATCTAAGTAAGTTGAAGATTCTGGAACTTTAGTACCAAATTCAAAAAGAGCAGCAGCTTCTTTGTATAGTTTTTTTCCAAACAATGCTTTTCCAAGATCACCTAAATCTTGAACTGCTAAAGGCTCCATTGCTACAGCTTTTCTAATTTCAACTAACCCTGCTTCGAATGCTGCTGGATCGATTGAAGCACCATCAGCACTTGTTCCTTTTTT
This region includes:
- a CDS encoding 7-carboxy-7-deazaguanine synthase QueE, encoding MLSKEMQLEVNKGAMLPLMEEFYTIQGEGFHTGTAAYFIRIGGCDVGCHWCDVKESWNAELHPPTSVDLIVSNASKYADTVVITGGEPLTWDMTVLTKELKNKNLKVHIETSGAYPLTGTWDWICLSPKKNKLPTQTVYDNAHELKVIIYNKHDFIFAEEQAELVNGNAILFLQPEWSKKEEMTPLIVEYVMNNPKWRVSLQTHKYLNIP